The region CGATGAGGTGATTCTGGTAGGTGGTTCTACCCGTATCCCGAAGGTGCAGGAAGAAGTGGAGAAATTCTTCGGCAAGAAGCCTTCTAAAGGCGTGAACCCGGATGAAGTGGTGGCCATTGGTGCCGCTATTCAGGGTGGCGTACTAACAGGTGAGGTAAAAGACGTGCTCCTGCTGGACGTAACGCCGCTCTCACTCGGTATTGAGACAATGGGTGGCGTGATGACCAAGCTGATCGAGTCTAACACAACGATTCCTACCAAGAAGTCTGAGACCTTCTCTACCGCTTCGGATAACCAGCCATCCGTGGAGATCCATGTGCTGCAGGGCGAGCGCCCAATGGCTAAGGATAACCGCACGATCGGCCGCTTCCACCTGTCCGACATTCCGCCGGCACCGCGTGGCGTACCGCAGATCGAGGTTATTTTCGACATCGACGCCAATGGTATCCTGCACGTAACAGCGAAGGATAAAGCGACAGGCAAAGAGCAGAAGATTCGTATTGAGGCTTCTTCTGGCCTGAGCGAGCAGGAGATCGAGAAAATGCGTAAGGAGGCGGAGGCCAACGCCGAAGCTGATAAGAAAGCCAAGGAAGAGATCGAGAAGCTGAACACAGCCGACTCCATGATCTTCCAGACTGAGAAGCAGCTGAAAGAGTATGGCGACAAGCTATCTGCCGGTAACAAATCGAATATCGAGAACGCGCTGGGCGAGCTGAGAACTGCTCACGGAGCCAAAGATATCGCTGGCATCGATAAAGCCCTTGAGAACCTGAACAACGCGTGGAGTGCAGCCTCTCAGGAAATGTACGCTGCAACACAAGGCCAGGGAGCACCAGGCGCTGAAGCAGGAGGTGGCAACGGCCAGCCTGGCGGTCCGCAGGGTGCAGCCAACGACGGCGGCGTAACCGATGTAGACTACGAGGAAGTAGACGGCAGCACCAACAAATAAGCATCTAAAACTCAAACCATACAAAACTCCCCTGCTGGTCTCCGGCAGGGGAGTTTTTTGTTTTAAGCCTTACATTCTGCTTTTATATATAGTAGAAATATGTAAATTTTACTAAAATCACTTATTTGCATATTTCAAGCCCTAACTACTTCCATTCCTCCATGAAACAACTTTACATTACCCTCCTTTTACTCTTTGTTTGCAGCCTCTCCTTCGCCCAGAGAAGCTTTCAGCCCGGCTACATTGTGCAGCACGGTGATACGGTCCGCGGCTTGGTAGACTACAGGGGGCCCATGCGCAGCTCTGTGGTAACGACTTTCAAAGAACAGGAGCGTTCCTCCGAAAAAACCTTTACGCCACATGACATAACGGCCTACGGCTTTGAAAACGGGCAGAAACTGTTCGAGGCGTTTGATATTCCTGTGGCAGCAGAGGCGGATACAACAAAGGAGCGGGTGTTCCTGGATGTGCTGGTTAAGGGCCGGGCAAGCGTGTACTATTACCGTGACTCGTTCCAGAGAGACCGTTACTTCCTGAAAAAAGAGGGTCAGCCACTAATAGAACTCATTTACGAGGAGATTATGCTGAAAGACACGAACTCGGGTAAGCTATATAAAGCGAAGAAACGGGATTATGCTAACACGATCGCTGTAGCCTTTGCGGACTGTGAAAAGATAAAAGCGAGCAGATTTAAAGCCTTGATGTTCACGGCTAGCGCCCTGGCTGACATAACAGAAGCATACAACCAATGCGTGGGCGGCGGAACTGACATAAAAAAAGCTGACAGAAAGAAGCCTGTCTTTACCATTGCCCCTGCTCTCACCTATACTTCCAGCACCTTTACGCTGAAAGGCGATGAGCACCCGGCAAGCCGTGGGAAGTATAAAAACGAATCCATAGGGCTGGGGGGCGGTATCACCACCAATGTCACCGTCCCAAGGCTAAACGAAAAGCTCTCCATTCAGGCAGACCTGCTTTACATGCCTTTCAGGCAGACAGCCTCTTTCAACTACAGAAACAGCCTTGGCTTTAACTATGAGTATGACGTAGTTTTTGATGTGGATTACCTGAAAGTGCCAGTTCAGTTCATGTATACTTACCCTAATGGTAAGCTAAGGGCATACTTTAGCGCAGGAGTCGTAAACAATTTTGCTGTGCAGGTAACGCAGCAATCTACCCGCACAGATTACTTTAACCCGGACGAACCAAGAGTACGAGAGCAGGAAGCTTTTGGTGAAGGCGGCTTTCGAAAGCGCACACTGGGCGTGACGGCAGGTGCAGGCATGTCTATCCCTCTCGGAGCAAAGGCAGTACTAGTAAGCGTCAGGTATGAGGTGAATGAGAATACATCCGCCATCAACAGTGTTTCCGCAAAGGCGAAACACCTCTACTTCTTGCTGGGTTATAGGTTGTAAGTAGTTTCCGATACAGGGAAAGTGGTCGTTGCAGCGCTGTATCTGCAGCGGCCACTTCTATATACAATTCCCTTACTCTACTTGCTTGTGCGCCCCATAAGTAGTAGACCTTCCATTTACATCACGCGACATCCGAGGACTAACATCCTCTAAAAGTTAAATTTACAACCTAATCATTGTCATAGTAATAACATGCAGGCCGCTGCTGCAGTGCAAACCAAAGTATAATTTATTCAGGCAAAATCATAAGTATAAACGATAAGCCTCCCGCCTCTTACACCCCACAATTCACTTTACTATTAATCGAATAGACACATCAGAGCAAGCCACGACATGTACTAAGCAGCAGTAGCTAGTCTCGTCATCGAAGGCATTATTCATACACTTTTCCGTGAGCGGTTTTGTTCGGAGCAAAATAATTATCACTATTGCAGGGATTAGCAAATTAAGTATTGCAAAAATTAATACAATTTTTAATTTCTTACCTTCTAGTGTCTCTATGGTGTACGCCTACCCTCCAGAATACTTACGTATAGCCCCTTCTACACCTCGCTTGCTGGCGCACCATGCGGGCAAGTATGCGTCAGAGCCCGCTGAACTTGCTTCCTACAGCACAGGTACATTCCATCAGCAGGCCTGCGGGTAACTTAGCCTCCAATGTTTAAGTATTGCAGTTTATGAGGCTCTTATCTTTAACCATCAGCTTTGTGATGGTGCTTGGCAGCCTGTGTGCCCAGGCAGAAACCTACTATGTCAGCCGTGCCGGCAACGATAGTTACTCCGGTGTTTCAAAAACAAGTGCCTGGGCAAGTATAGATAAAGTAAACGACACCCATTTTGCTCCGGGAGATACCATCCTGTTTGAGGGAGAAGAGATTTTTGAGGGGAGCCTGGGCTTTGGGGAAGAAGTTAAAGGAACCCCGCAGAGCCCGATCGTACTACGATCCTATGGCACCGGAAGAGCCGTGATCAGGAGCGGCACCCAGAAAGGCTTCTGGCTTTACAATACCTCTGGCTTTAAAATAGAGAACCTGGTGTTTGAGGGAGCCGGCAGAACAGTCAATACAACTGCCGGTGTGGAAATTTACATGGATTTGCTCAACACCATGCTACCTTATATTGCGATCCATAACGTGGAGGTTTACGGCTATCGCGAGGCCGGCGTCAGCATTGGCAGCTGGGACACAGACCAGGGCTTTCGCGATGTCTCCATCACCAATACATCCTCCCATGATAACGGCGATGCAGGCATAGCTGTTTGGGCGCAGGATAGGCTCCTGGCGCACCAGAATGTGTATGTAGGACACACCAAAGCTTATAACAACGCCGGCATCTCCACCAAAACACACTCCCACAGCGGTAACGGCATTGTAATAGGCGGTGTTGACGGGGGAGTGATCGAGTTCTGCGAGGCCTATAACAATGGGTGGCTGAACGCCTGGAAGAATGGTGGCCCTGTAGGTATCTGGTGTTATACCAGCAACAATGTTATCATCCAGTACAACGAGTCGCACCACAACAAAACGGGAACCACGAAGGACGGCGGCGGATTTGACATCGACGGAGGCAGTACGAACTGCATACTGCAGTATAATTACTCCCATGATAACGAGGGGGCGGGCTATCTGTTAGCGCAGTTTGATAAGGCCAAGGAGATGAAGGACCTGACCATCCGCTACAATATCAGTGAGAACGATGGCAGAAAGAACGGGTATGGCGCTATCCACCTCTGGTCCTCCGGCTCAAACGGTGGCATCCAAAATGCCCAGATCTACAACAACACCATTTACCTGTCGCCGGCAACAAGCGGGGCACCCAAGGCAGTATGGGTGCAGGCTGGTGGTGCAACGGCTGCAACTTTCCGAAACAACCTGTTCGTGACAACTGGCGGCGTAAGGTTGGTGCAAGTGGACTCTAATGTTACGGCTAACGTGCGCTTTGAAGGCAATAATTACTGGTCGTCTGGTGCTACGGCTACTTTTAACTGGGGAGGTACAGTGCACAAATCACTTTCCGCTTGGCGCACGGCTACCTCACAAGAATCGCGTAACGGCATAGCACTCGGGTTCGCCCTGGACCCGAAGCTGAAAGGCCCCGGCAAAAGTATAACCATCTCCAACCCGCAGTTCCTGTACACATTGCAGGGTTATGAACTGGACATTACCTCTGCCCTGGTTGGCAAAGGGCTTAACCTGCAGGCTGACTTCGGTCTAAACACCGGAAAAACAGACTTCTGGGGCAACAGCATCACCCAACGCACCGATCTCTGCATAGGAGCCCATCAGGTCACGGACAATAGTAAAGCCTGTCTCTACGGAGGGCCGCAACCACTTTCGTTCGGCCATGCAGCAGGCGGGATTTACGTTGGCCCTGGGGTAACAGAAGAAGGTTTTTTTACTCCTCAGGCAGCGGGTGTTGGCAACCACGCATTGGTTTATACTTATACAGACGCACAGGGACAGCCGCAGGCCGCGCACCATACCGTGCAGGTTATTGACACCGACGCAACCCAATGGACAGGAGCCAGCGGCACCACCGATTGGTTCGACGGCCAGAACTGGAGCACCTGTGTACCTACGCCACACATCAACACCAGTATCCCATCCAACGCACCAGCTTTCCCAAGTATAAAAACAGGGCAACGCGGCCTTGTGCATGATTTAGACGCTGTTGGCCTCCTTACCATTGAACAGGATGCCGCTCTGGAGCTACACGGTACTTTAGAAACGGCCAACCTCCGTATCCACCCAAACTCCAGCATCATTTTTAATAGCGAGGCGCCCCAAACCATACCCGCAGGCAATTACGGCAGTTTGCTGTTGCAGGGCGGGGGCTCCAGAAAACTGGCTGGCTCCGTTACCATAAGCAATCACCTCGACTTAAAACAGGGCAAGCTGCAATTGGGCGACAACAACCTATTGATAGAAGAGAGTGGCAGCATACTGAATTACAATGCTGGCAGCTACATTATAACAAACGGCACAGGCCTGCTAACTTATGCAGGAATGGCAGCAGGGCTCATGAAGGTGTTCCCGGTTGGCACCTCCAGTGGCTACGCGCCCGTCTCGCTCCGTAACGATGGTGTAGTAGATAATTTCAGTATCCGGGTGGAGGAAAGCGCTGCAAGTACAGGGGACACGACTGATCATGAGATCACGATCAGGAAGATATGGCAGATAGAGGAGGAAACGAAGGGTGGTTCTGATGTAACGATGATCCTGCAGTGGGCTACTGATGATGAGCCAGAGACGTTT is a window of Pontibacter kalidii DNA encoding:
- a CDS encoding porin family protein, whose protein sequence is MKQLYITLLLLFVCSLSFAQRSFQPGYIVQHGDTVRGLVDYRGPMRSSVVTTFKEQERSSEKTFTPHDITAYGFENGQKLFEAFDIPVAAEADTTKERVFLDVLVKGRASVYYYRDSFQRDRYFLKKEGQPLIELIYEEIMLKDTNSGKLYKAKKRDYANTIAVAFADCEKIKASRFKALMFTASALADITEAYNQCVGGGTDIKKADRKKPVFTIAPALTYTSSTFTLKGDEHPASRGKYKNESIGLGGGITTNVTVPRLNEKLSIQADLLYMPFRQTASFNYRNSLGFNYEYDVVFDVDYLKVPVQFMYTYPNGKLRAYFSAGVVNNFAVQVTQQSTRTDYFNPDEPRVREQEAFGEGGFRKRTLGVTAGAGMSIPLGAKAVLVSVRYEVNENTSAINSVSAKAKHLYFLLGYRL
- a CDS encoding T9SS type A sorting domain-containing protein, whose protein sequence is MRLLSLTISFVMVLGSLCAQAETYYVSRAGNDSYSGVSKTSAWASIDKVNDTHFAPGDTILFEGEEIFEGSLGFGEEVKGTPQSPIVLRSYGTGRAVIRSGTQKGFWLYNTSGFKIENLVFEGAGRTVNTTAGVEIYMDLLNTMLPYIAIHNVEVYGYREAGVSIGSWDTDQGFRDVSITNTSSHDNGDAGIAVWAQDRLLAHQNVYVGHTKAYNNAGISTKTHSHSGNGIVIGGVDGGVIEFCEAYNNGWLNAWKNGGPVGIWCYTSNNVIIQYNESHHNKTGTTKDGGGFDIDGGSTNCILQYNYSHDNEGAGYLLAQFDKAKEMKDLTIRYNISENDGRKNGYGAIHLWSSGSNGGIQNAQIYNNTIYLSPATSGAPKAVWVQAGGATAATFRNNLFVTTGGVRLVQVDSNVTANVRFEGNNYWSSGATATFNWGGTVHKSLSAWRTATSQESRNGIALGFALDPKLKGPGKSITISNPQFLYTLQGYELDITSALVGKGLNLQADFGLNTGKTDFWGNSITQRTDLCIGAHQVTDNSKACLYGGPQPLSFGHAAGGIYVGPGVTEEGFFTPQAAGVGNHALVYTYTDAQGQPQAAHHTVQVIDTDATQWTGASGTTDWFDGQNWSTCVPTPHINTSIPSNAPAFPSIKTGQRGLVHDLDAVGLLTIEQDAALELHGTLETANLRIHPNSSIIFNSEAPQTIPAGNYGSLLLQGGGSRKLAGSVTISNHLDLKQGKLQLGDNNLLIEESGSILNYNAGSYIITNGTGLLTYAGMAAGLMKVFPVGTSSGYAPVSLRNDGVVDNFSIRVEESAASTGDTTDHEITIRKIWQIEEETKGGSDVTMILQWATDDEPETFNRAQSYVSHYENDEWQVMESSLGKVTQGPSAGSHRISLSGVNSFSPFTVASSQSMPAPLPVSLAKFTVAKQGMEVLLQWETASEQNNHGFDVEVSEDGSYFRALGFVKSKSPNSVQRQLYTYHDKEPGKYGARYYRLRQIDLDGTTTYSFVRAVDFGQSKLSLSVYPNPFSEMVTLELEMEKEENLIVTLTDTKGKKLLHKSVLLPKGSTRLPLNLSGLKDTSFYILTAHIGNKTYHFKLLKQ